One part of the Sorangiineae bacterium MSr11954 genome encodes these proteins:
- the tuf gene encoding elongation factor Tu, with the protein MAKEKFNRSKPHVNVGTIGHIDHGKTTLTAALVKVQSKKGLAKVISYADIAKGGTVRDATKTVTIAASHVEYESATRHYAHVDCPGHADYIKNMITGAAQMDGAILVVSALDSVMPQTREHVLLARQVGLNHIVVALNKCDAVDDKEMLDLVEMEVRELLSKNKFDGDNAPVVQVASFPALNGEPQWEESIGKLIDALDSYIPEPVRDTDKPFLMAIEDVFSIKGRGTVVTGRVERGIVKTGEEVEIIGFRDSRKTVVTGVEMFRKLLDQGQAGDNIGVLLRGIEKNDVERGQILCKPGSVTPHKKFVGEVYVLKKEEGGRHTPFFTNYRPQFYMRTTDVTGTCELPEGTKMVMPGDNITMTISLITPVGLEEQMRFAIREGGRTVGAGIVTKVIE; encoded by the coding sequence ATGGCGAAAGAGAAATTCAACCGAAGCAAGCCCCACGTGAACGTCGGTACGATCGGCCACATCGACCACGGCAAGACGACCTTGACCGCCGCGCTGGTGAAGGTTCAGTCGAAGAAGGGTCTGGCGAAGGTGATCAGCTATGCCGATATCGCCAAGGGCGGCACGGTTCGCGACGCCACGAAGACGGTGACCATCGCCGCCTCGCACGTCGAGTACGAGAGCGCCACGCGCCACTACGCCCACGTCGACTGCCCCGGCCACGCCGACTACATCAAGAACATGATCACGGGCGCCGCGCAGATGGACGGCGCGATCCTGGTGGTCAGCGCGCTGGACTCGGTCATGCCGCAGACCCGCGAGCACGTCCTTCTGGCCCGCCAGGTCGGCTTGAACCACATCGTCGTGGCGCTCAACAAGTGCGACGCGGTCGATGACAAAGAGATGCTCGACCTCGTGGAGATGGAAGTCCGCGAGCTCCTCTCGAAGAACAAGTTCGACGGCGACAACGCCCCGGTCGTCCAGGTGGCGTCGTTCCCCGCGCTCAACGGCGAGCCGCAGTGGGAGGAGTCGATCGGCAAGCTGATCGACGCGCTGGACAGCTACATCCCGGAGCCCGTGCGCGACACGGACAAGCCGTTCCTGATGGCGATCGAGGACGTGTTCTCGATCAAGGGCCGCGGCACCGTGGTCACCGGCCGCGTGGAGCGCGGGATCGTGAAGACGGGCGAAGAGGTCGAGATCATCGGCTTCCGCGACTCGCGCAAGACGGTCGTGACGGGCGTGGAGATGTTCCGCAAGCTGCTCGACCAGGGCCAGGCTGGCGACAACATCGGCGTTCTCTTACGCGGCATCGAGAAGAACGACGTGGAGCGCGGGCAGATCCTCTGCAAGCCGGGCTCGGTGACGCCGCACAAGAAGTTCGTGGGCGAGGTGTACGTCCTGAAGAAGGAAGAGGGCGGCCGCCACACGCCGTTCTTCACCAACTACCGTCCGCAGTTCTACATGCGCACCACGGACGTCACCGGGACGTGTGAGCTTCCGGAAGGCACCAAGATGGTCATGCCGGGTGACAACATCACCATGACCATCAGCCTCATCACGCCGGTCGGTTTGGAGGAGCAGATGCGCTTCGCCATCCGCGAAGGTGGCCGCACCGTCGGCGCGGGCATCGTCACCAAGGTGATCGAGTAA
- the rpsJ gene encoding 30S ribosomal protein S10: MASATKIRIRLKAFDHQLLDKSASDIVETAKRTGARVAGPIPLPTHISRYTVLRGPHVDKKSREQFEIRTHKRLLDILEPTQQTLDALMKLDLSAGVDVEIKS; the protein is encoded by the coding sequence ATGGCCAGTGCCACCAAAATTCGTATTCGCCTGAAGGCGTTCGATCACCAGCTTCTCGATAAGTCGGCGAGTGACATCGTGGAGACGGCGAAGAGGACGGGCGCCCGTGTCGCGGGGCCCATCCCGCTCCCCACGCACATCTCGCGCTACACCGTCCTGCGCGGACCCCACGTCGACAAGAAGTCGCGTGAACAATTCGAAATTCGCACGCACAAGCGCCTGCTCGACATCCTCGAGCCGACGCAGCAGACGCTCGACGCTCTGATGAAGCTCGATCTGTCGGCCGGTGTGGACGTCGAAATCAAGTCGTAG
- the rplD gene encoding 50S ribosomal protein L4, whose translation MATVDVYNMKREKVGSLDLADEVFGAEIKEHLFWEVVKAQLASRRQGTASAKERSAVSGSTKKLYKQKGTGRARHGSIRAPIYVGGGQAHPPRPRDWSYRPPQKVRASALRSALSKFVKEGRFVVVDRIDLPEIKTKGLLSALGTLKAEKKTLVVDHRSNENLVLSIRNCKDHQFLPPEGVNVYDLLRHDTLVLSKDAVKALEQRLVLTGSKSDGDAE comes from the coding sequence ATGGCAACCGTCGACGTCTACAACATGAAGCGCGAAAAGGTCGGCTCGCTCGACCTCGCGGACGAAGTGTTCGGCGCAGAAATAAAGGAGCACCTCTTTTGGGAGGTGGTCAAAGCGCAGCTCGCTTCTCGCCGTCAGGGCACGGCCTCCGCGAAAGAACGCTCCGCGGTGAGCGGCAGCACCAAGAAGCTGTACAAGCAAAAGGGAACCGGGCGCGCCCGCCACGGTTCGATCCGCGCCCCGATTTACGTGGGCGGCGGTCAAGCGCACCCGCCGCGTCCGCGCGACTGGAGCTACCGCCCGCCGCAGAAGGTCCGCGCGTCCGCGCTGCGCAGCGCGCTCTCCAAGTTCGTGAAGGAAGGACGATTCGTCGTCGTCGACCGGATCGACCTGCCGGAGATCAAGACCAAGGGCCTGCTCTCCGCGCTCGGCACCCTCAAGGCGGAGAAGAAGACCCTGGTGGTCGACCACCGGAGCAACGAGAACCTCGTTCTCTCGATCCGCAACTGCAAAGACCATCAATTCCTGCCGCCGGAAGGGGTCAACGTCTACGACCTCCTTCGCCACGACACCCTCGTTCTGTCGAAGGACGCGGTGAAGGCCCTCGAGCAACGCCTCGTCTTGACGGGATCGAAATCGGACGGAGACGCAGAATGA
- a CDS encoding 50S ribosomal protein L23, producing MNPEQVIRRPIVLTEKSNLLRAQNQVIFEVSRNANKIQIRNAVEKLFNVNVVSVNTLVVRGKERRMGRGHARMQNWKKAMVTLKEGETIDFFDSSE from the coding sequence ATGAATCCGGAGCAAGTGATTCGTCGGCCGATCGTGCTGACGGAGAAGTCCAACCTCCTGCGTGCGCAGAACCAAGTCATCTTCGAGGTCTCGCGCAACGCCAACAAAATCCAGATCCGCAACGCGGTGGAAAAGCTTTTCAACGTGAACGTCGTCAGCGTGAACACGCTCGTCGTGCGCGGCAAAGAGCGGCGCATGGGGCGCGGCCACGCCAGGATGCAAAATTGGAAGAAGGCCATGGTCACCCTGAAAGAGGGCGAGACCATCGATTTCTTCGACTCGAGCGAGTAA
- the rplB gene encoding 50S ribosomal protein L2, which translates to MGIKSYKPTSPARRFYSGSDFKELTKGAEAPKHLTEHQTSTGGRNAHGRITSRFRGGGHKQRYRIIDWKRNKIGVPAKVATIEYDPNRTARIALIHYADGDKRYILAPEGLKVGDPIISSRHADIKPGNSMMLRYIPLGTVIHNIELKKGKGGQIVRSAGSGAALMAKDGDYAQVRLPSGEVRMVHLDCHATVGQVSNIEHANISLGKAGRSRWLGRRPHNRGVTMNPVDHPMGGGEGRTSGGRHPCSPWGQLSKGLKTRNNKRTDGMIVKRRGQKG; encoded by the coding sequence ATGGGCATCAAGAGCTATAAGCCGACATCTCCCGCGCGGCGTTTCTACTCCGGCTCCGATTTCAAGGAGCTCACCAAGGGCGCCGAGGCGCCGAAGCACCTCACCGAGCACCAGACGTCGACCGGCGGGCGCAACGCGCACGGCCGCATCACGTCCCGCTTCCGTGGCGGTGGACACAAGCAGCGGTACCGCATCATCGACTGGAAGCGAAACAAGATTGGCGTCCCCGCCAAGGTCGCGACCATCGAGTACGATCCGAACCGCACGGCGCGCATCGCGCTCATCCACTACGCGGACGGCGACAAGCGCTACATCCTCGCCCCCGAGGGGCTCAAGGTCGGTGACCCGATCATCTCGAGCCGCCACGCCGACATCAAGCCCGGCAACTCGATGATGCTGCGCTACATCCCGCTCGGCACCGTCATCCACAACATCGAGCTGAAGAAGGGCAAGGGCGGGCAGATCGTTCGCTCCGCCGGCTCCGGCGCGGCCCTCATGGCCAAGGACGGCGACTACGCGCAGGTTCGTCTGCCGTCGGGCGAAGTCCGCATGGTGCACCTCGATTGCCACGCCACCGTCGGTCAGGTGTCGAACATCGAGCACGCGAACATCTCGCTCGGAAAAGCCGGTCGCTCGCGCTGGCTCGGCCGCCGCCCGCACAACCGCGGCGTCACCATGAACCCCGTCGACCATCCGATGGGCGGTGGTGAGGGACGCACCTCGGGTGGACGTCACCCGTGCTCGCCGTGGGGTCAGCTCTCCAAGGGGCTGAAGACCCGCAACAACAAACGCACCGACGGCATGATCGTGAAGCGCCGCGGGCAAAAAGGTTAA
- the rpsS gene encoding 30S ribosomal protein S19, with protein MARSIKKGPFVDGHLAEKIAAAGATQSKKVIKTWSRRSTITPDAVGLTFAVHNGRKFVPVFVTEYMVGHKLGEFAPTRTFHGHSGDKKGKVKGGGPGGAAKK; from the coding sequence ATGGCTCGTTCGATTAAGAAGGGTCCGTTCGTCGACGGGCACCTCGCCGAGAAAATCGCTGCTGCCGGTGCCACGCAGAGCAAAAAGGTCATCAAGACCTGGTCGCGCCGCAGCACCATCACCCCGGACGCCGTGGGCCTCACCTTCGCCGTGCACAACGGTCGCAAGTTCGTGCCGGTGTTCGTGACCGAGTACATGGTCGGCCACAAGCTGGGCGAGTTCGCCCCGACCCGCACCTTCCACGGCCACTCTGGCGACAAGAAGGGCAAGGTCAAGGGCGGAGGCCCCGGCGGGGCCGCGAAGAAGTAG
- a CDS encoding MG2 domain-containing protein: protein MYARLALVVCLAFVVLGCPGESKVPSSPGKSDRPVASWKPSKSGAGFRLSNAEASEDRVATPAAKSDPLSEADTRKVLDRLPKLAALPDDAKDFALRAGTMPAPRTGKTVSEPFPPPAPPAAAPQVASGPLRVLRHAPEGAVDLASHLEVTFSAPMVPITSQGELAAANPPVRITPQPPGTWRWVGTQTLLFEPASRAKPKPGEDDGSRPSAGAFPMATDYEVEIPAGTRAANGATLAAAERWKFSTPAPKVTASYPSSPPPTRFDPLLFVAFNQAIDPQAVLKSIELAGNPRPVGVRLATSEEVDADRELAQRVKDAMPGRWLALRPSERLAPDAAITVKVKAGAPSLEGPKRTPQDQTFAFRTHGALRITEHRCGWDKTCRPGMPFRIELSNSLDPARFDKNVVRVEPPIAQVKVGTSGGTITISGRTRGKTTYKVTVGAGLRDEFEQTLGRDETVSFTTDRSEPMLFPEQEEMTVLEPSSGGKLPVYSVNHTSLSVQLYAVRPDDWAKYIQWRGAWDRDRQKKMPVGKLVASRTVTPANKPDDLTETLIDLAPALSGGLGQVVVVVEPTGAPPPHRSKPTLRTWVQATNMALTTTSDAQELVTLTTALATGAPLAGVDVSLVSGGAAVKTGADGLARTSLGTASVGVVARKGNDLAFLPARYGSSFRGLESKDMVRWFVFDDRRTYKPGEEVRVKGWVRRAGMGKGGDIAFVDGATHVDWAVRDARGNEFKKGVAPLDKTGGLDLAFKIPDSVNLGHASVRLSLQGARGVENVEAHHGFVVQEFRRPEFEVSAQASEGPHFVGDHAVTTMTAAYYAGGGLANTEVNWSVTRQDAVFNPPNRADYIFGRAPEFPWLRGGGGDVVGWGGGGRGGRFHPEPPFPTETWKGVTDRDGKHRLRIDFDPVDPSYPMELRVESSVQDVNRQTFAGSTNILVHPGTVYVGIRRPRSFVRAGQVIEAQTLATDIDGRAVRGRPVTVTSARLDWEQQGTEYVEVDKDVRSCTVTSGEDAVSCSLPTTVGGRYRVTAVVTDPQGRRNQSETVLWVVGDTHPADKGVAEESITLVPDKDEYQPGDVAEVLIVSPFSPGEAVVSVGRQGILNVQRVTLSKPSATVRIPIDASFTPNVYARVQIAGLAPRKNGMGEIDPRLAKRPAYAEETVLLKVAPRDRKLTIAVKPRASKLEPGGSTVVDLDVRDAKDRPAPGSDLTVVVVDEAILALSDYKLPNPLEVFYAPRGEGVSGLSSLGFVLLGEGKEKVRDAAEAVFDNAKGGAALERMPVPVAEPAPPAPPPPPGMAQGRLAGQAGADAIAVRTDFTPLAAFFPRVTTDAAGRASVTVKLPDSLTRYRVMAIAAEGATRFGAGESTITARLPLMVRPSAPRFLNFGDRFELPIVLQNQTDQAMTVDVAARGTNADVSGTGKRVSVPANDRVEVRLLAAARRAGTARFQVGAASGRWADASQIELPVWTPATTEAFATYGQIDQGAIAQPVKVPGGIVKEYGSLSVSTSSTALQALTDAVIYLVGYPFECNEQIASRVVAIASLKDVLAAFQVKDLPPPAQLVETVQRDLERLRRFQHQDGGWSFWTNEGEVWPYLSIHVAHALVRAKDKGFAVDKGMLERSQNYLRTIAARIPAGYSTEARRELTAYALFVRHLMGDSDRAAARRLIAEAGGAAKLHIEANGWLLRVLTGDAGSQAEVAAIRRALENRVTETAGAAHFVAQYEDGAHLLLASDRRADAVILESLIVDQPKSDLIAKIVAGLLAHRTAGHWASTQENAFVLIALDRYFRAYEGTTPDFVARAWLGDKLASEHTFRGRSTDRASTDIPMQTLAALGSDPSAAKVTLAKDGPGRLYFRIGMTYAPADLKPPPVDHGFTVSRTYEAVDRPEDVRRDPDGTVHVKAGARVRVRLNMVAPTRRYHVALVDSLPAGLEPLNAALAVTESIPSDPKEVASRGPLWFWLRTWVEHQNMRDNRVEAFASLVWEGVHPYTYVARATTPGTFVVPPPKAEEMYNPETFGRGPGDRLIVE, encoded by the coding sequence ATGTACGCTCGACTCGCGCTCGTCGTTTGTCTCGCATTCGTCGTTTTGGGCTGCCCCGGTGAATCGAAGGTCCCGTCCAGCCCGGGCAAGAGCGACCGACCCGTCGCGTCGTGGAAGCCCTCGAAGTCGGGCGCCGGCTTTCGATTGAGCAACGCCGAGGCGAGCGAGGATCGCGTCGCCACCCCCGCGGCCAAGTCGGACCCGCTCTCCGAGGCCGACACCCGCAAGGTGCTGGACCGGCTGCCGAAGCTCGCGGCCTTGCCCGACGATGCCAAAGACTTCGCGCTACGCGCAGGCACCATGCCCGCACCGCGCACGGGTAAGACGGTGAGCGAGCCCTTTCCGCCGCCGGCCCCGCCCGCCGCTGCGCCCCAAGTTGCGTCGGGGCCGCTCCGGGTTTTGCGCCATGCGCCCGAGGGCGCGGTGGACCTGGCGTCGCACTTGGAGGTGACGTTTTCGGCGCCAATGGTACCAATTACGTCACAAGGCGAGTTGGCGGCCGCGAACCCTCCGGTCCGGATCACGCCGCAGCCTCCGGGGACGTGGCGCTGGGTGGGGACGCAGACGCTTTTGTTCGAGCCCGCGTCGCGCGCCAAGCCGAAGCCGGGCGAGGACGATGGATCGCGACCTTCGGCGGGCGCCTTTCCCATGGCGACCGACTACGAGGTGGAGATCCCGGCCGGAACGCGCGCCGCGAACGGGGCGACATTGGCGGCGGCCGAGCGCTGGAAGTTCTCCACGCCGGCGCCGAAGGTCACGGCGTCGTACCCGAGCAGCCCTCCGCCCACCCGCTTCGATCCGCTGCTGTTCGTCGCGTTCAACCAAGCCATCGATCCGCAGGCGGTGCTCAAGTCGATCGAGCTCGCGGGCAATCCGCGGCCGGTGGGCGTGCGCTTGGCGACCAGCGAAGAGGTCGACGCGGACCGCGAGCTCGCGCAGCGGGTGAAGGACGCCATGCCGGGGCGGTGGCTGGCCCTTCGGCCGAGCGAGCGGCTCGCGCCGGACGCGGCCATCACCGTGAAGGTCAAGGCGGGGGCGCCATCGCTCGAGGGGCCCAAGAGGACGCCGCAGGATCAGACCTTTGCGTTTCGCACCCACGGAGCTCTCCGGATCACCGAGCACCGGTGCGGGTGGGACAAGACGTGCCGGCCGGGCATGCCGTTTCGGATCGAGCTCTCCAACTCGCTCGACCCCGCGCGCTTCGATAAGAACGTGGTGCGCGTGGAGCCGCCCATCGCGCAGGTGAAGGTGGGCACCTCGGGGGGGACCATCACGATCAGCGGGCGCACGCGCGGAAAGACCACGTACAAGGTCACGGTGGGCGCGGGCCTGCGCGACGAGTTCGAGCAGACCCTCGGGCGCGACGAGACGGTGTCGTTCACCACCGACCGCAGCGAGCCCATGCTCTTCCCCGAGCAGGAGGAGATGACGGTCCTGGAGCCGTCCAGCGGTGGAAAGCTCCCCGTCTACAGCGTGAACCATACGTCCCTGTCCGTGCAGCTCTATGCGGTTCGCCCCGACGATTGGGCGAAGTACATCCAGTGGCGCGGGGCGTGGGACCGCGATCGGCAGAAGAAAATGCCGGTGGGCAAGCTCGTGGCCTCGCGCACGGTAACCCCCGCCAACAAGCCGGACGATTTGACCGAAACCCTGATCGATCTCGCGCCCGCGCTCTCGGGCGGGCTGGGGCAGGTGGTCGTCGTGGTGGAGCCCACCGGGGCGCCGCCGCCGCATCGCTCCAAGCCGACCTTGCGCACCTGGGTGCAAGCCACGAACATGGCGCTCACCACCACCAGCGATGCGCAGGAGCTGGTCACCTTGACGACCGCCCTCGCGACGGGCGCGCCGCTCGCAGGGGTCGATGTCTCGCTCGTTTCGGGCGGTGCGGCGGTCAAGACGGGGGCGGATGGCCTTGCGCGGACCTCGCTGGGGACGGCGTCGGTGGGCGTGGTGGCGCGGAAGGGCAACGACCTCGCATTTCTGCCGGCTCGGTATGGCTCCTCGTTCCGGGGCCTGGAGAGCAAGGACATGGTGCGCTGGTTCGTCTTCGACGATCGGCGCACGTACAAGCCCGGCGAAGAGGTGCGGGTCAAAGGGTGGGTGCGCCGCGCGGGCATGGGCAAGGGCGGCGATATCGCGTTCGTCGATGGCGCGACCCACGTCGATTGGGCGGTGCGCGACGCGCGCGGAAATGAGTTCAAAAAGGGCGTCGCCCCCTTGGACAAAACGGGCGGGCTCGATCTGGCGTTCAAGATCCCGGACTCCGTCAACCTGGGGCACGCCAGCGTCCGGCTCTCGCTCCAGGGCGCGCGCGGCGTGGAGAACGTCGAGGCGCACCATGGCTTCGTGGTTCAGGAGTTCCGCCGCCCCGAGTTCGAGGTGTCGGCCCAGGCGAGCGAAGGGCCCCACTTCGTGGGCGACCACGCGGTGACCACCATGACGGCCGCGTACTACGCGGGCGGCGGCCTCGCGAACACGGAGGTGAATTGGTCGGTCACCCGCCAAGATGCGGTGTTCAACCCGCCCAACCGGGCCGATTACATCTTCGGGCGCGCGCCGGAGTTTCCCTGGCTTCGCGGCGGCGGCGGCGATGTCGTGGGATGGGGCGGAGGAGGCCGAGGCGGCCGCTTTCACCCCGAGCCGCCGTTCCCGACCGAGACATGGAAGGGGGTCACGGACCGCGATGGCAAGCACCGGCTGCGCATCGACTTCGACCCCGTCGATCCCTCGTACCCGATGGAGTTGCGGGTCGAGTCCAGCGTGCAAGACGTCAACCGTCAGACCTTCGCCGGGAGCACGAACATCCTGGTGCACCCCGGTACGGTCTATGTCGGCATCCGCCGCCCGCGCAGCTTCGTGCGGGCGGGCCAGGTGATCGAAGCACAGACCCTCGCCACCGACATCGATGGTCGCGCGGTGCGCGGCCGCCCGGTGACGGTGACGAGCGCGCGCCTCGATTGGGAGCAGCAAGGCACGGAGTACGTGGAGGTCGACAAGGACGTGCGCTCGTGCACCGTCACCTCGGGCGAGGACGCCGTGAGCTGCTCGCTGCCCACCACCGTGGGCGGCCGCTACCGGGTGACCGCGGTGGTGACCGATCCGCAAGGCCGCCGCAACCAGAGCGAGACGGTGCTCTGGGTGGTCGGCGACACCCACCCGGCCGACAAGGGCGTGGCCGAAGAGTCGATCACGTTGGTCCCCGACAAGGACGAGTACCAGCCGGGTGACGTGGCGGAGGTGCTCATCGTGTCGCCGTTCTCACCCGGCGAGGCGGTGGTCAGCGTGGGGCGCCAGGGCATCCTGAACGTGCAGCGCGTGACGCTGAGCAAGCCCAGCGCGACGGTGCGCATCCCCATCGATGCGAGCTTTACGCCCAACGTGTATGCGCGCGTGCAAATCGCAGGGCTCGCGCCGCGCAAGAACGGCATGGGCGAGATCGATCCGCGCCTGGCGAAGCGCCCGGCGTACGCGGAAGAGACCGTTCTGCTCAAGGTCGCGCCGCGCGATCGGAAGCTCACGATCGCCGTCAAACCCCGGGCGAGCAAGCTGGAGCCCGGCGGCAGCACGGTGGTGGATCTGGACGTGCGCGACGCCAAGGATAGGCCCGCGCCGGGGAGCGATCTCACGGTGGTGGTGGTGGACGAAGCCATCCTCGCGCTCTCCGACTACAAGCTCCCCAACCCGCTCGAGGTCTTCTATGCGCCGCGCGGCGAGGGGGTGAGCGGATTGAGCTCGCTCGGGTTCGTCTTGCTCGGCGAAGGAAAAGAGAAGGTGCGGGACGCGGCCGAGGCCGTGTTCGACAATGCCAAGGGCGGGGCAGCTCTCGAAAGGATGCCCGTACCCGTCGCGGAGCCGGCCCCGCCGGCTCCTCCGCCACCTCCCGGAATGGCCCAGGGCAGGCTCGCCGGGCAGGCCGGCGCGGACGCCATCGCGGTGCGAACCGACTTTACGCCGCTGGCCGCGTTCTTCCCGCGGGTCACGACCGACGCGGCGGGGCGCGCGAGCGTGACGGTGAAGCTGCCCGACAGCCTGACGCGCTACCGGGTGATGGCCATCGCCGCGGAGGGCGCGACCCGCTTCGGGGCAGGGGAGTCGACCATCACGGCGCGGCTGCCTTTGATGGTGCGCCCTTCGGCGCCGCGCTTCCTCAACTTCGGCGATCGCTTCGAGCTGCCCATCGTGCTGCAGAACCAGACGGACCAAGCGATGACCGTCGACGTGGCCGCGCGCGGCACCAACGCCGATGTGAGCGGCACGGGAAAGCGCGTGAGTGTGCCGGCCAACGACCGGGTCGAGGTGCGCCTCCTGGCGGCCGCGCGCCGCGCGGGGACGGCGCGCTTTCAAGTCGGCGCCGCGTCGGGGCGCTGGGCCGACGCGAGCCAGATCGAGCTCCCCGTGTGGACACCGGCCACCACCGAGGCGTTCGCGACCTACGGGCAGATCGACCAAGGCGCGATCGCGCAGCCGGTGAAGGTGCCGGGCGGCATCGTGAAGGAGTACGGCAGCCTCTCGGTCAGCACCTCGTCGACCGCGCTGCAGGCGCTCACCGACGCGGTGATTTACCTGGTCGGCTACCCCTTCGAGTGCAACGAGCAGATCGCCTCGCGCGTGGTGGCCATCGCCTCGCTCAAGGACGTGCTGGCGGCCTTTCAGGTGAAGGACTTGCCGCCGCCCGCCCAGCTGGTGGAGACGGTTCAGCGCGATCTCGAGCGGCTCCGTCGGTTCCAGCACCAGGACGGCGGGTGGAGCTTCTGGACCAACGAGGGCGAGGTCTGGCCGTACTTGAGCATCCACGTGGCGCACGCCTTGGTCCGCGCCAAGGACAAAGGCTTCGCCGTCGACAAGGGCATGCTCGAGCGCTCGCAAAACTATCTGCGCACCATCGCGGCGCGCATCCCCGCGGGCTACTCGACCGAGGCGCGCCGCGAGCTGACGGCGTATGCGCTCTTCGTCCGTCATCTGATGGGCGACTCGGATCGCGCGGCGGCGCGGCGGCTCATCGCGGAGGCGGGAGGCGCCGCCAAGCTGCACATCGAGGCAAACGGCTGGCTCCTGCGCGTGCTCACGGGCGACGCGGGCTCGCAGGCGGAGGTGGCCGCCATCCGCCGCGCGCTGGAGAACCGGGTCACGGAGACGGCGGGCGCCGCGCACTTCGTCGCGCAGTACGAAGACGGGGCGCACTTGCTGCTCGCCTCCGATCGCCGCGCCGACGCGGTCATCCTGGAGAGCCTGATCGTCGATCAGCCCAAGAGCGATCTCATCGCGAAGATCGTGGCCGGGCTCTTGGCGCATCGAACGGCGGGCCACTGGGCGAGCACCCAGGAGAACGCGTTCGTGCTGATCGCCCTCGACCGCTACTTCCGCGCGTACGAGGGCACGACGCCGGACTTCGTCGCGCGGGCCTGGCTCGGCGACAAGCTGGCGAGCGAGCACACCTTCCGCGGTCGCTCCACGGACCGCGCCAGCACGGACATCCCGATGCAGACCTTGGCGGCCCTGGGGAGCGATCCCTCGGCCGCCAAGGTGACCTTGGCCAAAGACGGCCCGGGCCGCCTCTATTTCCGCATCGGGATGACGTACGCGCCGGCGGATCTCAAGCCGCCGCCGGTGGACCACGGCTTCACCGTGTCGCGCACCTACGAGGCGGTGGATCGCCCCGAGGACGTGCGCCGCGATCCGGACGGCACGGTCCACGTCAAGGCGGGCGCGCGGGTGCGTGTGCGTCTGAACATGGTCGCGCCCACGCGGCGCTACCATGTGGCGTTGGTCGACTCGCTCCCGGCGGGCCTGGAGCCGCTCAACGCGGCGCTGGCCGTGACCGAGTCGATCCCCTCGGATCCGAAGGAGGTCGCCTCGCGCGGTCCGCTTTGGTTCTGGCTGCGCACGTGGGTGGAGCACCAGAACATGCGCGACAACCGGGTCGAGGCCTTTGCGTCGTTGGTGTGGGAGGGCGTTCACCCGTACACCTATGTCGCGCGCGCCACGACCCCCGGCACCTTCGTCGTGCCCCCGCCCAAGGCCGAGGAGATGTACAACCCGGAGACATTCGGCCGCGGGCCGGGAGATCGTCTCATCGTGGAGTGA